Genomic DNA from Thermococcus sp.:
TCACGGCCGGCCTCGACCGCTCGGCATACAACTCACTCAACTGCGACGTGCGCGGAAGCCAGAGGGCGGAGCTGGTCTTTAAGGACGGCTGGGTCTACTACGTCGCAACCGACGGCCCGAGGGCGAACCTCTTCCGCGTGAACCTCAACGGCGAGATTGAGCGCGTTGTAGGCGGCGATAGGAGCGTCGAGAGCTTTGCAATCGGGGACTACATAGCCTTTACTGCCCAGGATGCGGTCACTCCAACGGAGCTTTACACGCTAAGGGACGGGAAGGAGAGAAAGCTTACCGACTTCAACGGCTGGATTGAGGAGTACACACTCTCCAAGCCAGAGCACTTCAAGGTTAGGGCCAGCGACGGTGTTGAGATAGACGCATGGGTCATGAAGCCCGTTGACTTCGAGCCCGGGAAGAAGTATCCGGCGGTTCTTGAGATACACGGCGGGCCTAAAACCGCCTACGGCTACTCCTTCATGCACGAGTTCCACGTTTTGACGGCCAAGGGCTTCGTCGTGATATTCTCCAACCCGCGCGGAAGCGACGGCTACGGGGAAAGCTTTGCTGACATAAGGGAGCACTACGGGGAGAGGGACTACCAAGACCTGATGGAGGTCATCGATGAAGCGGTGAAGCGCTTCGACTTTATCGATGGAGAAAGGATAGGCGTCACCGGCGGCTCCTACGGCGGCTTCATGACGAACTGGATAGTCGGGCACACGAAGAGGTTCAAAGCAGCGGTAACCCAGCGCTCCATCTCCAACTGGACGAGCTTCTTTGGAACGACCGACATAGGCTACTTCTTTGCCCCCGACCAGATAGGCGGCGACCCCTGGAGCAACGCCGAGGGCTACTGGGAGAAGAGCCCGCTGAAGTACGCGCCGAACGTTGAAACGCCGCTCCTCATAATCCACTCAATGGAGGACTACCGGTGCTGGCTTCCCGAGGCGCTCCAGTTCTACACTGCCCTCAAATACCTCGGCAAGACGGTCGAGCTGGCGCTCTTCCCGGGCGAGAACCACGACTTGAGCAGGGGCGGGAAGCCGAAGCACAGGGTTAAGCGCCTGGAGCTGATAGCGAGGTGGATGGAGAGGTGGCTGGAGGAACAGGAATTTTAAAATATCCGTTATTCTTTTTAACTCTTCGTCATAATATGTTATTCAGGGAGAAATATCAACTGGGGGAATTATTTTGAGGCCTCTCGAGATCGAAAAGTGGATTGAAAGCAGGGGACGACAATATGAAAACTCTCAAGGACTATTGATAGAGTCTATCATTGCATACAAAGCTGGTGCTTACCGAGCAGCATATATTATGGGATGGCTATTTTTTGTTTCAGCTATAAAGGAAAGATTCTTGAAAATCCCACATTGCCCACAAGGCATCTCTGAGGAAAGCTGGAAATTGGTAAAAGAGTGGTTTACTGATGAAGATTCATGGGACTCCAATGTAGTAAACGTTATCTTAAATGAAAATATCAAAAAAGAACATAAAAAGCATAAAAAAGAGATTGAGAAAATATTTCACGTCCCCAAGGATCTTCCTACACTAATTAAAGCCTATCGCAAATATAGAAATATCTGTGCTCATGGGAAGGATTATAATATTTCATATTCTCATGTGGAGGCTTTGTGGGGATTTATAATAGATGCTCTATCTAAGATAGCTATAGCCGGGGAAATTGAGGTGTTTGTAAATAGACTAGCGGACATATTTGAGAAATTTGGAAGTGATAATGACAAATTAATTGCTACCTCACTTTATCAAGCATTACAATTAATCTCAGTGGAATCCTTTTCAAAATTTTTAGACATGTTAAACAATGAACTTAAAAACAAAAATATGCCTGAAATGACGCGGTATGAGGTTACTGCTAAGCTGTACGAGATCTTGCAAAACTTTTCTAAGAGAAGTCCCGAATACAGAAAATATAGCGAAGAACTCATCAAATATATTCTCCAAAAGGACGACATTGATATACAAGTTTTTGCAGGACTGTATCCTGAGAGCTTGAGAGATATTCTAACACAGAGACCAATATATGCCGAAGAGATTATTGGGTTAATAGAGAACACACTTAGAGAAGAAGAAAAGGACATACCACCTTATCTCCTCCCACAATTTTTAGAGCTGTTGTTGATGGGTCCCTCATATTTGTCAAGTGATAGTCTTGATAAGTGCAGGAAGCTGGTAAAAAGAATACCTTATAAACTCACAGATTGGAGTATCCTAGAGGCCTATGAGTTGTTATCAAGAAAACCAGAACTTGTAAAGATCCTGGAGGAATACGGATTTTTCGAAACTTTCAAAAGAGTTCTACTTGATAAAGTAATAGTTCCCAAGGGACACAGCTTTACCATAGCAAATGAAAGGTCGCTACTCCCCGCAATTTATATTGAATATAAAGGTTTAGATGAGGATCTTGTAGAGAGAATAAGTATTGTCTTTTCAGATAAAGACGAACACTATCCGTATGATGTTAGAGATGCTCTTGAGGCATATTTTAATAAAAATCCGGAAAAATGGAATGAATTCAAAAATATTTTCCAGAAACTTAAAGAATCTGGTAAACTTAGGGTATCTCTGAATGAAATATATATTAACCCCGAGAAAGAGACTGAGTGACAGATGAAGAAGTGTCCCAAGATAACGAGGAGCGAAGTAGCGATGAAGGCTATAGCAAAGTGCCCAACAAAGATAGAGACCGAGGAGCTGGGCTCTTATGAACTCCTCTCCCTCCTCGGTGAAGAATTCAAGAAGGAGCTTGAGGAAACTCCCGTTGAGAAGTACGAGGAAGCGCTCAAAGAAACGAGGGATGCGGAATGGAAAAGGCTCTCTATGACACCAACGTCCTGATTGAGGCCGTCAAATCCGGGAAGAAGCTCAGGGGATACACGGCGGTCCTCAACATCGTTGAGTTCCCAAGGGGCCTTGAGCTGGGCTGACCGTGATAACCCCCGACTCTGGAGGACTATCTGCTGGCAATCAAGATTTCGCAGGCGATGGTGAAAAAGGGAACGCCGATTCCGGCGGTTGATGCCATCATTGCGGCCGTTGCAATAAACCGTGAGCTGACACTCTTCACGGAGGACAGGCACTTCGAGTGGGTAAGGGAGGAGTTCAAAGAGTTGAAAATCCACACCGTGTAGTCCAGCACCTTTATGAACCGGCGATTGACTTTTAAACCGACCGGCTAAGTTGTGGCCATGAAAGCCCTCATCCTCGCGTTCCCGGAGAAGCGGTGGGAGAACTACACGATACCCGTAAACGATGAACCTGTGGTGAAGCTCACCGAGAGGAGACTCCTGATGAGTAAGAGGATAGACGAGACCCTCACCGTCGTAAGAAAGGACAAACTCAAAACCTACTCCCTCCACGTCCTGAATCCCGTTCCGGTAAGCGCGAAGAATAAAATGGAGGCCCTCCTGAAAGCGATGCCGGACGGGCCCTTCTTCCTCGCCGAGGGCAACATGCCCCTGATAATGCCCTTTCTCGTGAACTACCTTATAGGTCTTTTCTACGAGAACGAGCCGGAGGCGCTGATACCGGTCTGGAAGGACGGGACGGCGGAGGTTACGCACGCAATATACGAGCCTGACGCCCTGGAGGGCGCTATAAACGCTTCCCTTGCAGAGGGATACCGGAGCTTAAGCCGGATCACCGAGTTCCTCGACTACGAACTGCTGCCAGTCGAGGAGCTGGCAAAGAGAAACCCCAAGGTGACGCTGAGCTTCTTCAGGGTGAGGAACTCCTTTGACGTTAGATTCGCGGCCGAGACACTCAGGAAGCTGTGAGGCAAATCTGATTGGAAATTCTTCAAATTTGTGTAAGAAGGCTTAAATAGTGTAAGGTTTACAATAGATTAAGGGTAGGAGTTCCAAGGTTCTTCTGCTCGGTTCGGACCAAAAGGAGAGATTTGTATGAAGAAAATTTTGAGTGCAGCGTTATCGCTGCTCGTACTGTTCAGTCTGATGGCGGTGTTAGGGCCCACCATCGTTTCTGCAAAGCCGCTAAGCGAATACAACGTGCTGATCCTTAAGAACGTGAACGCGTGGAACTCGCCGGCAGTCGAGGGCACCCTCACTGACATGGGGGTTCCTTACGATGTTATGAGTGGCATGGAACTTCAGAACAAAACGGCTCAGGATCTTATAGACACGTACGACATGATCATCATTGTAAGCGACCAGCCCCAGAGCTTTTACGACCAAATAGGCCCCCAGATGGGAAAACTGGAAGACTACGTGAAGGCGGGGAAGGTTCTTGAGATTCACGCCGCCAACTGGGGATGGAATGGGGGCCTCTGGACAACGCCCCTCCCAAGGAACGTAACCATAGTGCAGAGCTATTCGAGCTACGATTACGTGATAGCCAACAACACGACGCTCTACAGCAACTACGCCAGCCACGGCTACTTCGTCGGCCTGCCGGCCGATGCGGAGATAATAACCGTCCAGGCACCCACCGGAAGCCCAGACTACGGAAAGCCAAGTACCGCGATATACACCCTCGGAAACGGTAAGGTTTTCGTTACCGGCCTGACCATTGAGTACAGCGTTGCCAGGAAAGGGCCCGAATGGAAGGCGTTCTACACCGAAATGATCATGAACAACCTCGGCTATTCCCGGATGGCCCCGACCCCGGAGGCACCGGTTCAGCGCGGAATAAACGTGATGCTGTTCAACTTCTACTACTACATCCAATACCACAGAAACCTTGAGAGGTACAACACCCTGTACGAAGGGGCCGTTGCAGGGGGCATGGACAACGAGACTCTCAGACTGGCGACCATCCAGAACGACACAGCCGCGGAGTACTACGCCAACGCGAGCCAGTACGGCCCGGTTGTGGCGAACTTTCCGAGGATCTACATCTTCATAGACCTGAGAAAGGCAGCGCTTCACCAGAAGCAGGCAGTGGGGATACTTGAAGAGGCGATGGCGGACTGGTGACGCCATCACCCCAAATTTACCGCTTTTCTTACCCTGCCGGCTATCAAAACCGCCAGGGCAGCTTTTATAACATCCACGGGGATGAAGGGCAGCACTCCAAGGAGAAACGCCCTGTAAAAGTCTCCACCAAGGAACAGGCCGAGCCTCAGCCAGCCGAGGAGGTATATGACACCTATCCCAGCGAGAGAGCCAGCGACCATTCCGGTTTTTCCTCCGGATTTCTCGGTTAGATACCCAGCAAAAAACGCCGCGATGGGAAAGGCCGCTATGTATCCGCCTGTTGGCCCGTAGAGAACCGCAAACCCTCCCTGGAGGTTGGCGAACACCGGCATGCCCACGGCACCCATGATAACGTAAACCAGCTGGCTCAAAAAGCCGAGTCTTGCCCCAAGAACGAGCCCGCTCAGGAGGACGAGGAAGACCTGAAGTGTTATGGGGACAGGCCCTATTGGAATGCTGATCTGCGCTCCCACCGCAGTTAGGGCCGCGAAGAGACCGGCAAATGCCACATCACGTGCTCTCATTTGATCACCACTCGGAGGCACTTCCGTTAATCTTTAAAACGTTTTAGTTAACGAAACTTGATCGTCATGAGAGGGTTGATAAAGGACAGTCCCGTAAAGAGGGGAATACTGTCCATGCTGAGGGAAGGAGACACCGTGTCAGGGGACAGGATGGCCAGGGAACTGGGCGTTTCAAGGGTCTCCGTGTGGAAGCACATTAAAGAGCTCCAGACCCTTGGATACGGCATAGAAGCCACCGGAAGAGGGTACCGGCTCGTTTCCACCCCAGGAAAGCCCTACCCCTGGGAGCTCGACGTCAGGAGCTACTACCTTCTGAAGACGCCGTCAACTATGGAGGTCGCGGGGAAGCTTGCGGAGAGGGGGGAACCCGAGTGGACGTTTGTCATAGCGGAAGAGCAGACCGCTGGGAGGGCCCGGCGGGGAGGGCGGTGGCTTTCAAAGAGGGGTGGCCTGTACTTCTCGGTGATTCTGAGACCAAGGATGAGGCTTACAGAGGTAGGGAATCTCATGAAGCCCTCCCTCAAAGCGGTGGCGAGAACCCTCGGGGACTACAAGATACCCGTGGAGGTTCTTGATGAGGGGATTTATGTGGGGGAGAAAAAGATAGCGGGCGTCCTTCTGGAGGCGGCGGGAGAGCTGGACATGGTCAGGTACGCGGTTATTGGGGTGGGACTGAACGTTTCCAACCCAGTGCCGGGTGATGCAACGTCCATGGCACGTGTGCTCGGAAGGGCGCCCCCGCTCCTTGAGGTCTCAAGGAGGCTGTTCGGGGAGCTCAGGTTCTCACTGGGAACTTTTTTAAATCAGCCGGCGGAAGTGGAAAGCGATGCTGAGGGCTGAGAACGTCTGGCATATCTACGAGAACGGGAGAGAAGCGCTGAAGGGCGTAGACTTCGAGATGGGCGAGGAGATAGTGGCCCTCGTAGGCCAGAACGGGAGCGGAAAGACTACGCTGGTGAAGCACTTCAACGGGCTCCTGAAGCCCACAAAGGGCAGGGTTACCGTCGACGGAATGGACACCAGGGAGCACACCGTCGCCGAGCTGAGCAAAATAGTCGGTTACGTCTTCCAGAACCCCGAGCACATGTTCTTTGAGGAGAACGTCTTCAGGGAGGTTGCATTCGGGCCAAGGAACCTCGGCCTAAGCGAGGACGAGGTCGAGAGGAGGGTGAGGTGGGCACTGAAGACAGTCAACCTTGAGGGCTACGAAGACAGGGCACCATACTCCCTCAGCGGCGGTGAGAAGCAGAGACTGGCGATAGCCTGCGTCCTGGCGATGAAGCCAAGGTACCTCATTCTGGACGAACCCACGACCGGCCTGGACGCCAGAAACGCCGCAGGGGTCATCAAGACCATACGCGAACTGAGAGAAGGCGGCCATGGAATACTCCTCATCACCCACGATATGGACCTGGTTCTGGAGCTGGCAGAGAGGGTAGTCCTGCTGCATGAGGGGAGGAAGGTCTTTGACGGCCCGGTGGATAAGTTCTTCTCCCTTGAACTCCACGACTACGGGCTTGAAAAACCAGAACTCCTCAGAATAAGTGAAAAACTCGGGATAGGATTCGTCAGGAGTGCCTCAGAGGTTATAAACGCCCTGGCGGGTGGTTCACGATGATATACCCCTTCTACTTCGAGAGTGACTCCCTGCTCCACAGCCTCGATCCAAGGGTCAAGATAATCGGGACCCTCGCCGGAATCGCCGCGATAATGCTCTACAATGACCCCATTTTCCTGATTCCGCTGTTCTTTCTCACGCTCATAGCGGCGAGGGCACTTGGAAAGATTGAGATCCGGGAGGTGCTCCACCTTTTGAAGCCTCTCCTTCCGATAGTCATAATAACCATCGTGATATGGCCCTTGATATACAGGCCGAGGCTTGAGGGGCTTCTCTTCGGCATCTCCTTCTCGATGCGCCTCCTGACGTTTGCCCTGCTGACGTTCATACTCCTGATGACGACGAGCCAGCGCGACCTGATCCTCGGCTTTGTGAAACTGGGCATGCCCTACGAGTTTGGCCTGACGATCTCGATAGCCCTCCGCTACATCCCCACCCTCTACATCCTGACGGGCAACATCATGGACGCCCAGAAGAGCAGGGGATGGGAAATAGAGAAGGGCAACTTCCTCGTGCGGATCAGGAGGATGAGCGCCGTCCTGATACCCCTGCTTGTGGCGTCCCTCAAGACTGCCCACGAGCTGAGCATAGCCCTTGAGAGCCGCGCCCTCGGCGCCACCAAGAAGAGGACGTTTCTCCACGACATCGAGATGACGGGCAGGGACTACGCCGCCACGGCCGTTGTCCTGCTGCTCTTTGCCCTGGCTCTCTACGTTCGCTACGGCCTCGGGCTCGGACATATAAGCATGTACGGCTAGAGGAGAGGCTTTATCAGGGAGTCCACCGGTATCGAGTGGTCACCCACAGCGGAAACGTAGTCGGGAGGTGCCTTGAGAACGGTCATGTTGAGGCGGTAATGGCCGCGGTAGGAGCTGGTTCTCAGAACGGCCAGCGCCTCGAATATCTCCGGAAGATCATAAAAGCGCCTAAACTCGCCGGGAAGGTCAAGCTCGTTGAGCTCCATGGTCGTGTGTCCCAGAACCAGGATGAGCCCCTTTCGGTCAACCAGCTTCCGAACCTCCACTATTCCCTCCGCGGAACGGTTGAGGAGTGTCGGAAAGAGCGAAACCACAACGAGGGAGCCATCCTCAACGACGTTGAGCGCCTGTAGGAGTTCCTCAACTGAGTAGACGTTGCCTGCGTACAGGTTGGATACGTCTTCTGTGATGCGCTTTAGAACCCTAACGGAAAACGATGCCCCAGGGCCGATATGATAGACGGGGCCGTTCTCAAGGGCGTTTGCAACGAGGTGGTACAGAAAAGCCGTTTTGGCCAGCTCGTCAGTCGAGATTATTCCAGCTAGGCTCCCCTCACTGAGGCCGAAGGGAAACCCTTCAAAGGGCTTCACCTCTCTGGATTGGAGCTCAGCCGGTTTGAAAAACATAGGCATCACACAGGTTAGCGCGTTGGAGATATTTATACCTTACCCAAAAAGGAAAAGCTCAGAGCGCCGCGAGTGCACCGAGTGTAAATATTCCCAGGAGCGCGAGAATTCCCATCACAAGGCCCGCTATCACCGCAGCCAGTACCCACGCGAGAAACGCCCTGAGCCAGCCGGTGTCAAAAACAGCCTTGATGACCCATATGTTTGTAATGAACGCCGCTATCGGGCCAAGGGGCCCCAGAACCGCCCCAACCACTGCACCAACGATGGCGGCAAGTATTCCTCCACCGAGTATTGCAATCATTGCCCTCCCTATCGAAGCGTTCTGTATTCCAATCAGCTTTGCTGCCATCCACAGGAACAGCGCCGCTATGAAGAGCGCCAGCAGAAAGCCCAGTATCATCGCAGTGCCCATTGCGGCAACGACACCCGGACCGTACATGGTATCACCCCCTTACAATTACGAAATTATCCCCTTAATAAGTTTCTCCATGTGAATCCAAAAGAACTTTAAACGGTCGTTCAAACCTTGGCCTGGTGGGAAAAGATGCTGGAATCGGTGTGGAACTACCTCTGGGAATTCTTCTACACGTACTTCTGGGAACCCATGTTCACGAGGAGCGGATACAACCCGATCAACACCTTTGTCTACGCCTTCCTGCTGGGGCTGGGAGTGATATATTCATATAAGTATATAATCAAGCCCCTCGGGATAAAGGTGGACGAGAGGCTCTTTCTGGCGGTTACACCAATGGTCGTGTTCGGGTCAACGGTGAGGGCCCTCGTCGACGGGGGAGTCCTTCCAAAGAACCCCCTCATACTTACTCCAGGCATATTCTTTACGGCGTTCGTTCTGATACTCCCCGCACTCGCGGTGGACGCGAAGATTGGCACCTACCCGAAGGTAACCATATCATGGGGAACACTGCTGGCCATCTGGGCAAACTACCTCCTCGTAACAAACGCCAAGAGCTGGGAGCCCTACGGACTGACGCTACTTCACACAGCTGTCAGCTTTGCCGCAGTCCTCGCGTTCTACAGGTGGCGCCCCTTTGAAAGGCTCTACCTCTACCCGGTTCTCGCCCACTACTTTGACATAGCCTCGACGGTGGTGGCCATCCACTTCTACGGCTACCGCGAGGTGCACTGGCTGGAGAACATACTCGTGAACTACCTGGGGGCGTACTCATACTACCCGTGGATAACGCTGATACTCGTGGCGGTCTACTACGGGCTCAGATACCTGGTGCCCGACGAAGAGGAGCGCTATTTCTGGTACCTCGCAATATACATCCTCGGCCTGGGGCCGGCCATAAGAGACCCCGCCCAGCTGGTGCTTCAGATAGTGGGATGAGCCCTAACGGCCCCTTCTTCCTCTTCCATCCAACCTTTTCCAGGCACGGTGTCCTTTCCCCGGTTTCCCGTGGTCTCTGTTTCTCTCCTCCCCCAGACCCCTGCGTAGTGTCCTGCCCTCCTCGATTTCCCTCTTCAGGATCCTCGCCTCCTCCTCGGCGTCCCTCACGCGGAAGACCCTCGCGATCCGCTCTATCGCCTCAAGCTTCCTCACGATGCCGTCGAGCCAGGTAAAGACGTCACCAGGATAGACTATGAGGCCGTAGACCTTTCTGAAGTGCTCCGCTATTTGAGTGGGGTGCTTTCCGTTCCGCCTCAGCTCGATTATCAGGTTGCTAACGCGCTCCATCGCGTGCTCGGTGCACTCCTCCTCAGGGCACATGAAGAACTCCTGGTAGAGCGTGAAGAGCCTCTCGGCGGCGTTGGGGCTGAGCTCCGGAATAACCTTATCGAGCTCCTCAAGGATGGAGGCGAAGCTCGGCGAGAAGACGTTGGCGCTCAGCCTTCCCCTAACCGTCCCCTCAAGCTCCCTCTGGAGCGTTCCGCTCAGGTAGAGGTTCTCGAAGGGGAGGAGTTTTACGGCTATCCACTGGGCCGGCTTCCTTCCGAGGTTATCCCTTATAAACGCTGCCTCCTTGGGGAGCAGGAAGCTCATGCTCACGGCCCTTCCGTAGGGCGTGACCTCAACGAGTGGCTTTTTGAGCCGGACGAAGCCGAACTCCCCAAGCTTTTCGAGAACCTTTTCCGCGCTCTGGTTGGCACCGAGGCACTTTTCCTGGACCTCCTCGATGACGTCGAGCCGGTTGAAGACGCAGGAGTGTGCCAGAACGTTGTCCGCCTCAAGCTCGTCGCTCCATTCCACCATCACGGGCTCAATTGGAGCGGTCAAAAGCTTGAAGGCAACCTCGTCCTCGCTGCCTTCCATCTGGGCGGAATACTTCCTACCGGGCTCGACGATGAGATAGACCCTGCCCTTCTCGTGGTAGAGCGGCCTTCCAGCTCTTCCGAGCATCTGGTGGAACTCCCTGACGGTGAGCCACTTGTTGCCCATCGCCAGGCTCTCGAAGATGACCTGAGAGGCCGGAAAGTCAACGCCCGCTCCCAAAGCCGCCGTGGTGACCACGACGTCGAGTCTCTGGGCCAAGAACTCCATCTCGGTGAGCTTCCTCTGCTTGTAGGGCAAACCGGAGTGGTAGGGCTTGGCTTTCAGGCCTTTGCTTGTGAGGTAAGCGGCCAGCTCGTGCGTCCTCTTGCGCGAGAAGGTGAAGACTATCGTCTGTCCCCTGTAGCCCTGGCGGGATTTCCTCATCGCCTCCGCCCGGCAGAGGTTAGCGATGTGCCTCCACTTCTCACCCTCGTTTCTCGCTATGATTATGTGCCTCTCCAGATCGACCGGCCTCTCGTCGTAGAGCACCAGCTTTAGCCCAAGCTCCCTCGCCAGTTCGTCGGGATTTCCGACGGTGGCGCTCAGGCCTATGAACTGGGCCTTTGGATAGAGCTTTCTCAACCTGGCGATCAGCCCGTCCAGCCTCGGCCCGCGCTCCTCGTCGTCGAGGGTGTGTATCTCGTCTATCACGATGGTTCCGACGTTTCCTATCTTCCTTCCCGCCCGGAGGAGGTAGTCTATTCCTTCGTAGGTTCCCACTATGATGTCGGCATCTATGCCCGTATCAACCACAACAAGCTCGTCCCGGGTCTTTATGCGGCTCATTCCAACGCGGATGGCCACCCGGAGACCGAGTTTAGAATAGCGCCGCTTAAAGTCCTCGTACTTCTGGTTTGCCAGGGCAACGAGGGGGACAAGGAAGAGCATTTTCCGACCCTTCATGGCCTTGGGGACGCCGGCCAGCTCGCCGATGAGGGTTTTTCCGCTCGCCGTGGCGGAAACGACGAGAAGGTTCTCGCCCTCAAGGAGACCGTGCTTCACCGCCAGGCTCTGAACCGGGAGGAGCTCGTTAACGCCCTCCGCCTTGAGAACGGATTTAAACCTTTCAGGGAGCGGGAGCTCGTCGAGGTGAACTTTCTCAACGCGCACGTGCTTCGCCTTCAGCTCGTCCCACTTGGTTACCTCCGGGTGCCTCGTCGGGTCGAAGCGGGGGTCGAAGGCGTAGAGAACCTTGTCGAGGTCCCTGAACCTGTCGAGGAGCTTCCTTGCCTGGTCGAACATGGCGACGCTCCTGAACCTGAAGCGGAGCTCCCTCTTCAGCTCGTCCTCGGCACAGCGCTCGCATATGTACTCGCCGTGGTATTTAATGCGGTTGCCCTCGGTGAGGACGGTTACCCTGCCGTCGAGGAGGCAGAGACGGCAGAGTTCGGCCCTTTCAACCATCTTGTTCTGGAGCCTCCCCCGGAAGTAGTCCTCCCACTCGCCGGCGTTTACGAGGACTATCCTCGCCTGTCTCAAGAGCTTCTCCATCTCCTTCGGGTTCCTGTACTGGCTCCCCTCAAGGACCTTGAAGAGCCTCCCCTCCCGCATTATGAAGCGGTATATCCTGTCAGCCTTCAGGTTCTTCATTGAGGTGAGCTTTTCAGGCTCGTTCTCGATGAAGAATGCCTCAAGCTCGTTTTTCTTTCTCCCGGGTCTCACGACGAAGAGCATTCCCACTCCCTCGCCAAGCAATCAGCGCCTCCCGCCCTCCCCCGACACCCAGTTCTCCTTGAAGGTGTCTATTATGATTGTGACCTCAACCCGCTCCAGGTTTTTACCGAAGAACCGTTTGAGCCTTCCGGCAAAGGCCTTGACCTCATCCGTGTTGTGGAAGCTCGCCCTAATGAGTATCTGCCTCTCGCCGCTGCGCCGGTAGAGGCTCTGAACCTCCTCCAGCCTGGCAACCCGTCTCAGAATCGGGTCGATGGTGTGGTCGTCTATGGCAAGCTTGAGCTCAAAGAACGCCTGGACGTATTCGTCGAGAAAGGCCGGGTCAACGATGGCGGAGTAGCCCTTGATCGCCCCGAGCTTCTCCAGCTTTTCGACCCTGTTCTTCACGCTGGCCGGGGACAGGCCAACCCTCTTCCCAAGCTCGGTCAGGGTTATTCTACCCTCTTTTCTAAGGATTCTGAGTATCTCCCTGTCCTTTTCGTCTATTCCCGGCATCGGCTCCACCAGCTAAAAGAGGAGAAAAATCAGCGGGTGATCTTTATCTCCCGCATAAGCTCAAGGGGCTCTGGATTCCTCTCGAAGTAGTCCCTGACGGGCTTGAGGAGTTCAATGAGGTATTCCGCCACCGCGTTCTTGAGGTCGAGCGGGTGGAGCTTGCCTTCAGCGAAGTCCCTCTTGAGCTCCTCGATGGTCGTGTAGGTCACGTCTCCGCCGAACTTGGCGGGCCGGTGGATGGTGAACTCGGTCGGCTCCTCGCGGAAGATTATGTACTCGGCCCAGTCGAGGACCGGGTTGTAATTAACCTCCCTCGCCGGGCAGAATGCCTTTCTGAGCTTCCCCTTTATCTCCTCAGGGGTGTCGTGGATGAAGACCGCCGAGTAGGGCTTGCTCTTGCTCATCTTCATCTGGGTCTTGAGTTCCTTGAACTGCTCCTCGCTCTCTATCGGCCAGACCGGCGGCTCCTGAAGGCCGAGGAGGAGGTGATGGTGTAAAGCAACGGGCTTGAGCTTCTTGCCCTTCCATTCGAGGGCGTGGTACTTGAGCTTCTGTGCGACCTCAATCGCTATAACGTGGGCCTTCCTCTGATCCATTCCGGCGTGGGCTATGGTAACGCCCTGGTAGAAGATGTCAGCCACCTGCATGGCCGGGTAGATGAGCTTGGCGAAGTCTATCCCCTCACCCATCTGCCTTCCCATGATCGTTATGGAGCGCATCATCCTCGCGAGGGTGACGTTCTTGGAGATGTCTATGACGGTCTGCCAGTAGTCGCCCTTCTCAAGTATCTCGCTCGCGAGCACGAACTCGACCTTATCAGGGTCGCCGCCCATGACCTTTATGCTCTGCTTCATGCCCTCCTTGAAGTAGCTCAGCGCGACCTTCTGGATGACCTCGAGGTCACCGCCGAGCTTGTCGTTTATCCAGCTGTGCCAGTCGGCG
This window encodes:
- a CDS encoding S9 family peptidase translates to MAKGLTEKDLGKFKLVGNIDAHRRKLVFQVTEVSLEKDDYFSRLYLYDGRKVKPFTAGKKDGNPRFSPDGKLVAFTSKRDKESKEAELYVIPTDGGEARLLTKFKYGIKNLRFTEDGKGIAVVTPIDIEKKPKDDVHVIREIPFWFNGAGWVYGKRSVVYLVDVETGKKRRMTPKNLDVSQIRFYEGKLYFVAQEDRERKPMVSDLYVLEGRKAKRLTHGEWSVSDFIPLDDGTFILKANTRERGIPTNTHIYHYDPESGELRKLTAGLDRSAYNSLNCDVRGSQRAELVFKDGWVYYVATDGPRANLFRVNLNGEIERVVGGDRSVESFAIGDYIAFTAQDAVTPTELYTLRDGKERKLTDFNGWIEEYTLSKPEHFKVRASDGVEIDAWVMKPVDFEPGKKYPAVLEIHGGPKTAYGYSFMHEFHVLTAKGFVVIFSNPRGSDGYGESFADIREHYGERDYQDLMEVIDEAVKRFDFIDGERIGVTGGSYGGFMTNWIVGHTKRFKAAVTQRSISNWTSFFGTTDIGYFFAPDQIGGDPWSNAEGYWEKSPLKYAPNVETPLLIIHSMEDYRCWLPEALQFYTALKYLGKTVELALFPGENHDLSRGGKPKHRVKRLELIARWMERWLEEQEF
- a CDS encoding PIN domain-containing protein, whose protein sequence is MSQAMVKKGTPIPAVDAIIAAVAINRELTLFTEDRHFEWVREEFKELKIHTV
- a CDS encoding molybdenum cofactor guanylyltransferase; its protein translation is MKALILAFPEKRWENYTIPVNDEPVVKLTERRLLMSKRIDETLTVVRKDKLKTYSLHVLNPVPVSAKNKMEALLKAMPDGPFFLAEGNMPLIMPFLVNYLIGLFYENEPEALIPVWKDGTAEVTHAIYEPDALEGAINASLAEGYRSLSRITEFLDYELLPVEELAKRNPKVTLSFFRVRNSFDVRFAAETLRKL
- a CDS encoding pyrolysin, which produces MKKILSAALSLLVLFSLMAVLGPTIVSAKPLSEYNVLILKNVNAWNSPAVEGTLTDMGVPYDVMSGMELQNKTAQDLIDTYDMIIIVSDQPQSFYDQIGPQMGKLEDYVKAGKVLEIHAANWGWNGGLWTTPLPRNVTIVQSYSSYDYVIANNTTLYSNYASHGYFVGLPADAEIITVQAPTGSPDYGKPSTAIYTLGNGKVFVTGLTIEYSVARKGPEWKAFYTEMIMNNLGYSRMAPTPEAPVQRGINVMLFNFYYYIQYHRNLERYNTLYEGAVAGGMDNETLRLATIQNDTAAEYYANASQYGPVVANFPRIYIFIDLRKAALHQKQAVGILEEAMADW
- a CDS encoding biotin transporter BioY, producing MRARDVAFAGLFAALTAVGAQISIPIGPVPITLQVFLVLLSGLVLGARLGFLSQLVYVIMGAVGMPVFANLQGGFAVLYGPTGGYIAAFPIAAFFAGYLTEKSGGKTGMVAGSLAGIGVIYLLGWLRLGLFLGGDFYRAFLLGVLPFIPVDVIKAALAVLIAGRVRKAVNLG
- a CDS encoding biotin--[acetyl-CoA-carboxylase] ligase; translation: MRGLIKDSPVKRGILSMLREGDTVSGDRMARELGVSRVSVWKHIKELQTLGYGIEATGRGYRLVSTPGKPYPWELDVRSYYLLKTPSTMEVAGKLAERGEPEWTFVIAEEQTAGRARRGGRWLSKRGGLYFSVILRPRMRLTEVGNLMKPSLKAVARTLGDYKIPVEVLDEGIYVGEKKIAGVLLEAAGELDMVRYAVIGVGLNVSNPVPGDATSMARVLGRAPPLLEVSRRLFGELRFSLGTFLNQPAEVESDAEG
- a CDS encoding energy-coupling factor ABC transporter ATP-binding protein; translated protein: MLRAENVWHIYENGREALKGVDFEMGEEIVALVGQNGSGKTTLVKHFNGLLKPTKGRVTVDGMDTREHTVAELSKIVGYVFQNPEHMFFEENVFREVAFGPRNLGLSEDEVERRVRWALKTVNLEGYEDRAPYSLSGGEKQRLAIACVLAMKPRYLILDEPTTGLDARNAAGVIKTIRELREGGHGILLITHDMDLVLELAERVVLLHEGRKVFDGPVDKFFSLELHDYGLEKPELLRISEKLGIGFVRSASEVINALAGGSR